The following are from one region of the Alicyclobacillus fastidiosus genome:
- a CDS encoding NUDIX domain-containing protein, translating into MPRRACPACDFVHWGNYSIGVGALVVRDNRFLLVRRAEDPGRGVWTNPGGYTEQMESIHRTVEREVFEETGVTATVERVVALRDQPRQVHNLYVAFSLRYERGEPRADGVEVDDVGFFTVDEMEGMNVAGLTRWLIEVARTSNGHGLSLDHSEYVTSDQNWLFRADGGLTVE; encoded by the coding sequence GTGCCACGGCGAGCTTGTCCGGCCTGCGACTTTGTTCATTGGGGCAACTATAGCATCGGCGTAGGAGCTTTAGTCGTCCGGGACAACCGGTTTTTACTCGTGCGGCGCGCTGAGGACCCCGGGCGCGGGGTGTGGACGAACCCTGGTGGTTACACAGAGCAAATGGAATCTATCCATCGCACGGTTGAGCGGGAGGTGTTTGAGGAGACCGGCGTCACTGCGACGGTGGAGCGCGTCGTGGCGCTACGGGACCAACCTCGACAGGTTCACAATTTATATGTCGCCTTCTCACTTCGCTATGAGCGTGGAGAACCCCGCGCGGACGGGGTCGAGGTCGATGACGTCGGCTTTTTCACGGTCGACGAAATGGAGGGGATGAATGTCGCAGGGTTGACTAGGTGGCTCATCGAAGTGGCGCGTACGTCAAACGGACACGGCCTTTCCCTCGATCACAGCGAGTACGTCACGTCCGACCAGAATTGGCTGTTTCGAGCAGACGGTGGGCTGACAGTCGAGTAA
- a CDS encoding PfkB family carbohydrate kinase, whose translation MSPSSITVFGNIFVDIKGVSTKAIRKNTKNQGSVDIQYGGVARNVATNLGILGSRSRLVAACNEGAIGDTVLARLREAGVDTEHVKRFASGGMGTWLAILDPDGELVASVSEQPVGAHQEDAMLGHLADVLADTAMVALDVCVSRTVNERLIAACKSLRIPVYGVVGNLAALLQHVDSISDLTALVCNQDEASALTQVPDVGPHNGEQVLKLLSGITGGSGIVTLAERGCLIYQHDVPAYTHLTVPRAVVLDSTGAGDAFFAGLLHGLASGDSFTEAAKTASSVAAQVVGMTGNTL comes from the coding sequence ATGAGTCCATCATCGATCACGGTATTTGGCAATATTTTTGTGGACATCAAAGGCGTCTCGACAAAGGCCATTCGGAAGAATACGAAGAACCAGGGCAGCGTGGATATCCAGTACGGTGGCGTCGCCCGCAACGTAGCGACCAATCTCGGCATTCTTGGTAGCCGCAGCAGGCTGGTGGCAGCGTGCAACGAGGGGGCCATTGGCGATACGGTGCTGGCGCGACTCCGCGAGGCAGGTGTCGATACGGAGCATGTTAAGCGTTTCGCAAGTGGCGGGATGGGAACGTGGCTCGCCATCCTCGATCCCGACGGCGAACTGGTGGCGTCCGTGTCGGAACAGCCGGTGGGTGCCCATCAGGAGGATGCGATGTTAGGTCATTTGGCGGATGTGCTCGCCGACACGGCGATGGTCGCGCTCGACGTGTGCGTGTCGCGCACCGTGAACGAGCGCCTCATCGCCGCCTGTAAATCTCTTCGCATTCCGGTTTACGGCGTAGTTGGAAATCTCGCCGCACTGCTGCAGCACGTCGATTCGATATCCGATCTGACGGCGCTGGTTTGTAACCAAGACGAAGCCAGCGCACTGACTCAAGTCCCGGATGTTGGCCCGCACAATGGCGAACAGGTCCTAAAGCTGCTTTCCGGAATCACCGGCGGTTCAGGGATCGTGACACTGGCCGAACGCGGGTGCCTCATCTACCAACACGATGTGCCCGCATATACACACCTGACGGTCCCCCGCGCAGTCGTACTGGACTCCACCGGCGCAGGGGATGCGTTCTTCGCAGGTCTATTGCACGGGCTGGCGAGTGGCGACTCGTTCACGGAAGCTGCGAAAACGGCCTCCAGTGTCGCAGCGCAAGTGGTGGGCATGACGGGTAACACGCTGTAA
- a CDS encoding transglutaminase domain-containing protein — protein sequence MTYNWVTIIFAAIVIGSVLAGAGRGFGRESRFVIWQVVSIATGVVAIAAGWWLSRIISRFVLQQSTANSPKWLGQVLIAWQQHPSVGKWIAFGVCYLFLAGVLRNIVSLFVQLVPAWMPRPLQESRLLGGIVGGLMGVLRSAVIGALIFIALQYLSLPPLAKQAATSTPYKTLSKQIYEPWLKPLVAKALPVLSQGALQPLAKNINMFAVPTGQSGEETGVLLVPKQISNLALQLTKGMTDPKQKAQALYEWEIHHVTYDWKKYDDYVYHGKWDQQTPLQTLETGKGVCADYALLYADLAHAAGLKVQIDEGIAGTGGDYGNHAWNEVYLPSDGQWITVDTTWGSTQDEWFDVPISTFDETHQQQTAIVIDPSTPSK from the coding sequence ATGACCTACAACTGGGTCACCATCATATTCGCGGCCATTGTCATCGGCTCTGTTCTCGCGGGTGCGGGTCGAGGCTTTGGGCGAGAAAGCCGCTTTGTCATCTGGCAAGTCGTCTCCATCGCGACAGGCGTCGTCGCCATCGCTGCAGGCTGGTGGCTGAGCCGGATCATCAGTCGGTTTGTCCTCCAGCAGTCGACTGCAAACTCGCCAAAGTGGCTCGGTCAAGTCCTGATCGCGTGGCAGCAACATCCAAGCGTCGGAAAGTGGATCGCATTTGGCGTTTGCTACCTGTTCCTGGCTGGTGTGTTGCGCAATATCGTCTCGTTGTTCGTCCAACTGGTCCCTGCTTGGATGCCGCGTCCGCTTCAGGAAAGTCGCCTGCTCGGCGGGATCGTGGGCGGGCTGATGGGCGTCCTTCGATCCGCCGTCATCGGCGCGCTCATCTTCATCGCCCTGCAATACCTTTCGCTCCCGCCGTTGGCGAAGCAAGCGGCCACGTCGACGCCGTACAAAACACTCAGCAAGCAGATTTATGAACCTTGGCTCAAACCACTCGTGGCAAAGGCCCTGCCGGTCCTGTCCCAAGGCGCATTGCAGCCGCTCGCGAAGAACATCAACATGTTTGCGGTGCCGACGGGGCAGAGCGGCGAGGAAACCGGTGTTCTCTTGGTACCCAAGCAAATTTCCAACTTGGCACTGCAGTTGACCAAGGGCATGACGGATCCGAAACAGAAAGCTCAAGCACTCTACGAGTGGGAAATTCATCACGTGACGTACGATTGGAAGAAATACGACGACTACGTCTATCACGGCAAGTGGGATCAACAAACACCCCTGCAAACGCTGGAAACAGGCAAAGGTGTGTGTGCGGATTACGCCTTGCTCTACGCGGATTTGGCACATGCGGCAGGCCTCAAAGTCCAAATCGACGAGGGGATCGCAGGAACCGGCGGAGATTACGGAAATCACGCTTGGAACGAGGTATATCTCCCAAGCGACGGGCAGTGGATCACCGTCGACACGACGTGGGGATCGACCCAGGACGAGTGGTTCGATGTGCCGATCTCGACGTTTGACGAGACGCACCAACAACAGACCGCCATCGTCATTGACCCCTCCACTCCGTCGAAATAG
- a CDS encoding S53 family peptidase, with protein sequence MKRKILFSTATEVNQGQGYFPQDIRRLYNIPDNLTGSGQAIGILEFSNGYSENDARQFWGLHGIEVSKLTFVSVDGTRNDGGTSPDDEEASLDLQWAGAIAPQAQLIVYEANAGETFATFSEAVVATLRYVLNDTTYQPSVLSISYGDAEASFDQDSLVQISELIAELDQKGVTVCISSGDQGAYGMHDTRGVPERHADAPASAPNAVAVGGTHLNPDGSESAWTYYGPQNGGATGGGFSAVFQKPSYQATLAASGRGIPDVSLNADPATGYQIVFQGQPAIVGGTSVSCPVFAGVVALLNERRAQLGKPPIRQLSSLLYTHAKNLPYRDITVGNNSFNGVTGYQAVPGWDACTGFGSIDATAFIEQLAAVDSPAPAPQPQPQSPPPAGGGPIVLPKPRSKYAVVRVLATIQRVEADEDLHGVHHHRLLLRDVHVLAIRGADPSIVKSYAFVAIRYGDDEGLKGPIPGLQAGHSIELQGEYIPQNDAYPSVGNPGDPVIHFVHHPVGFVVYDGQTYD encoded by the coding sequence ATGAAACGAAAAATCCTATTCTCAACCGCAACAGAGGTCAATCAGGGACAAGGATATTTTCCTCAAGACATTCGTCGATTGTACAACATCCCGGACAATTTGACCGGCAGCGGACAAGCAATTGGCATTCTCGAATTCTCGAACGGCTATAGCGAGAACGACGCGCGGCAGTTCTGGGGTCTGCACGGTATTGAGGTATCAAAGTTGACCTTCGTCTCCGTCGACGGCACGCGCAACGATGGCGGGACCAGTCCAGACGACGAAGAGGCGTCCCTCGATTTACAATGGGCCGGCGCCATCGCCCCACAAGCGCAGTTGATCGTCTACGAGGCAAACGCCGGAGAGACGTTCGCGACGTTTTCCGAGGCGGTCGTTGCAACGCTGCGATATGTACTCAACGACACAACTTACCAGCCATCAGTGCTGTCAATATCCTACGGCGACGCGGAGGCTTCATTTGACCAAGACTCGCTCGTGCAGATCTCGGAATTGATCGCAGAGCTCGACCAGAAAGGCGTCACCGTCTGCATCTCGTCAGGCGACCAAGGCGCTTACGGCATGCACGATACGCGAGGTGTCCCGGAGCGCCACGCCGACGCACCTGCCTCCGCGCCAAACGCGGTGGCTGTGGGCGGTACACACTTAAATCCGGACGGGTCCGAATCCGCCTGGACCTATTACGGCCCCCAAAATGGTGGCGCAACAGGCGGCGGTTTCAGTGCCGTCTTTCAAAAGCCCAGTTACCAGGCAACATTAGCGGCGTCTGGGAGAGGGATCCCGGACGTATCACTCAACGCAGATCCGGCTACAGGCTATCAAATTGTCTTCCAGGGACAACCGGCCATCGTTGGCGGCACGTCAGTGTCCTGCCCCGTCTTCGCAGGTGTCGTGGCACTTCTAAACGAGCGGCGGGCGCAACTCGGAAAGCCCCCCATTCGGCAGCTCAGCTCGCTATTGTACACGCACGCCAAAAATCTCCCTTACCGCGACATCACCGTGGGCAACAACTCGTTTAACGGCGTGACGGGGTATCAGGCGGTACCCGGTTGGGACGCGTGCACCGGATTTGGCTCCATCGACGCGACGGCGTTTATCGAACAGTTGGCGGCGGTCGACAGCCCTGCACCTGCGCCACAACCGCAGCCCCAGAGCCCACCCCCTGCTGGAGGCGGCCCCATCGTGTTGCCAAAGCCGAGGTCGAAGTACGCAGTTGTCCGCGTGCTGGCCACCATCCAAAGGGTCGAAGCGGATGAAGATCTCCACGGTGTCCACCATCATCGCCTGCTCCTACGCGACGTTCACGTCCTAGCTATTCGCGGCGCAGACCCAAGTATCGTGAAGAGCTATGCGTTCGTAGCCATTCGCTACGGAGACGACGAAGGATTGAAAGGACCGATTCCGGGCCTGCAAGCGGGTCACTCCATCGAGTTGCAAGGCGAGTACATTCCACAAAACGACGCCTACCCGAGTGTCGGCAATCCTGGCGATCCGGTGATTCACTTCGTTCATCACCCAGTCGGATTCGTCGTCTATGATGGCCAAACCTACGATTAA
- a CDS encoding C1 family peptidase yields MATPIRTGDTAVSTAQIQRYAADFHSSPANRVRMNAVTKSGIQSVATDRDAVARMQYTFSEEIDTGSVTNQKQSGRCWLFAGLNTIRQDIATSHHMAPFELSQSYQMFWDKFEKANYFLERILDTVDEDTDSRIVQWLLQAPLQDGGQWDMFVNLVEKYGVVPQYVMAESYHSSKSAVMNRLLTSKLRKEASDYRARYREGTPISDLREKKHLFLGEFYRLLCYFLGTPPATFDFEYRDHDNVFHRDTGLTPQTFFEQYARFDLKDYVSIIHAPTSDKPYDRTYTVKYLGNVEGGNDVMYLNVDIETVKQLALAQIQDGESVWFGCDVGKLSDSESGIMDARLFDYEGALDTSFAMTKAERLDYGESVMTHAMVFTGANVIDGKVNRWKVQNSWGKDAGKDGFFVMSDAWFDDYMYQIVVNKKHLSEDNLSALAQTPIELSPWDPMGSLAMMR; encoded by the coding sequence ATGGCGACACCAATCCGCACCGGCGATACAGCCGTCTCAACCGCTCAAATTCAGCGATATGCAGCAGATTTTCACAGTTCGCCCGCCAACCGGGTGAGGATGAACGCGGTTACGAAAAGCGGCATTCAGAGCGTGGCCACAGACCGGGATGCAGTGGCACGGATGCAGTATACGTTCTCTGAGGAGATCGACACGGGGTCGGTGACCAATCAGAAGCAAAGCGGCCGATGTTGGCTGTTTGCTGGGTTAAACACCATCCGCCAGGATATCGCAACCAGCCATCACATGGCACCGTTTGAGCTCTCACAGTCCTATCAAATGTTTTGGGATAAGTTTGAAAAGGCGAATTACTTTTTGGAGCGCATCCTCGACACCGTCGATGAAGACACGGATAGCCGCATTGTCCAGTGGTTGCTACAAGCGCCGCTGCAAGACGGTGGGCAATGGGACATGTTCGTCAACCTCGTGGAGAAATACGGTGTCGTTCCTCAGTATGTGATGGCCGAAAGTTACCACAGCAGCAAGTCTGCCGTGATGAACCGTCTGTTGACGAGCAAACTGCGGAAAGAGGCGAGCGACTACCGCGCACGTTATCGCGAGGGGACCCCGATTTCCGATCTGCGCGAGAAAAAACATTTGTTCCTCGGCGAGTTTTACCGCTTGCTCTGCTATTTCCTCGGCACACCACCTGCGACGTTTGACTTTGAATACCGCGATCACGACAACGTGTTTCACCGGGACACGGGGCTTACACCGCAGACCTTCTTTGAACAATACGCTCGTTTCGATCTGAAAGATTACGTGAGCATCATCCATGCGCCGACTTCGGATAAACCGTACGATAGGACCTATACGGTCAAGTACCTCGGCAACGTCGAGGGCGGGAATGACGTCATGTACTTGAACGTCGACATCGAGACTGTCAAGCAGTTGGCACTCGCGCAGATCCAAGACGGGGAATCGGTGTGGTTTGGCTGCGACGTCGGCAAGCTCTCGGACAGTGAATCGGGGATCATGGACGCGCGTCTGTTCGACTACGAAGGAGCCTTGGATACGTCGTTTGCGATGACGAAGGCAGAGCGTTTGGATTACGGTGAGAGCGTGATGACGCACGCGATGGTCTTTACCGGTGCCAATGTCATAGACGGTAAAGTGAACCGTTGGAAAGTTCAAAACAGCTGGGGCAAGGACGCTGGTAAGGACGGGTTTTTCGTCATGAGTGACGCGTGGTTCGACGACTACATGTATCAGATCGTAGTCAATAAAAAACATCTGAGCGAGGACAATCTCAGTGCGCTGGCACAAACTCCGATCGAGTTGAGCCCGTGGGACCCAATGGGTTCGCTCGCGATGATGCGCTAA
- a CDS encoding DsbA family oxidoreductase, with protein MNIDVFHDTVCPWCRIGQVHLRQAIERWGGEPVNVHYRAFLLDPTTPSEGRPMSDLVAKLGGQARADEMHARVCSMGEACGVDFTFEQIQRIPNTIRSHQLLKLAPLARQEEVVNALHEAHFSRGQDIGDIDVLVDIAGCLGMDQEAVRDGLVNQTKLTEVLGDLNFAREAGITGVPFFIFDGKYALSGAQPLEVFVQVMEQISAEKVLE; from the coding sequence ATGAATATAGACGTATTTCACGACACCGTTTGCCCGTGGTGTAGAATCGGACAAGTCCATCTCCGACAGGCGATTGAGCGGTGGGGCGGGGAACCGGTGAACGTTCACTACCGTGCGTTTTTACTCGATCCTACCACGCCCAGTGAGGGCCGCCCGATGTCTGACTTGGTCGCGAAATTGGGCGGCCAGGCCCGCGCCGACGAAATGCATGCGCGTGTATGCAGCATGGGCGAAGCCTGTGGCGTCGACTTTACCTTTGAGCAAATCCAACGCATTCCAAATACCATCCGTTCGCATCAACTTCTTAAATTGGCCCCACTCGCGCGGCAGGAAGAGGTCGTGAACGCCTTGCATGAAGCCCACTTCAGCCGCGGGCAGGACATCGGCGATATCGATGTCTTGGTGGATATCGCGGGGTGTCTCGGAATGGATCAAGAGGCGGTACGCGATGGGCTAGTTAACCAGACAAAACTGACAGAGGTGCTGGGGGACTTAAACTTCGCCCGCGAGGCGGGAATCACCGGCGTGCCTTTTTTCATCTTTGACGGCAAGTACGCGTTGTCCGGCGCACAGCCACTGGAAGTATTTGTCCAGGTCATGGAACAGATCTCGGCGGAGAAAGTGCTAGAATAG
- a CDS encoding thymidine kinase: MAKLYYRFGQMNASKSIQLLTVAHNYEEQGKKVTLFTPAIDARFGRGKISSRVGIAKGAIEVDDDTNLFEQVKEDKPDCVLVDEVQFLRAYHIQQLARVVDELNIPALMYGLLKDYRNEFFEGSRAAVLWADQIEEIKTICAHPDCNRKATMILKIKDGVPVYAGEQIEVGGNDLYRSVCRRHYFHPEVNRLF; encoded by the coding sequence GTGGCAAAGTTGTACTATCGATTTGGACAGATGAACGCGAGTAAGTCGATTCAATTGCTGACGGTCGCACATAATTACGAAGAGCAAGGGAAGAAGGTCACTTTGTTCACGCCCGCGATCGATGCTCGATTCGGACGCGGTAAGATATCTTCCCGGGTAGGCATCGCCAAAGGTGCGATTGAAGTGGATGACGACACGAATCTCTTTGAACAAGTAAAAGAGGACAAACCTGACTGTGTTCTGGTGGACGAGGTTCAATTCCTTCGGGCGTATCACATCCAACAGCTCGCGAGAGTGGTGGATGAATTGAATATCCCTGCTCTTATGTACGGTTTACTCAAGGATTATCGAAATGAGTTTTTTGAAGGAAGTCGTGCGGCTGTGTTGTGGGCGGATCAAATCGAGGAGATCAAAACCATTTGCGCCCACCCTGATTGCAATCGGAAGGCCACGATGATCCTCAAGATCAAGGATGGCGTCCCAGTCTACGCCGGTGAACAGATTGAGGTGGGCGGCAACGATTTATATCGGTCGGTCTGTCGCCGCCATTACTTCCACCCCGAAGTCAACAGGTTGTTTTAA
- a CDS encoding HD-GYP domain-containing protein produces the protein MNCLTHERSAWIVGMLLLAAYVTLSTHPSWNPYVDAPYTHMYVVSITAFVTLLVSIFIGVTAYRLRNIQLLCLSFGFISLTELFTLHGISTPGIMMDSNLFTEVTAELSVTLLGAWMWVSSLPSDAPIMRWLARHHVMLLPMLALFLGIIDGLLLSIDQNWGFLVRQPTKLGVAAICLVFYALAGSRYYRSYRYSRLPLQRAIVSSTCLLCVVQVIMSTAQVWTVSWWSYHAILFVSVVIIIAGIAKQYASDASLGTAIRGIFATDPMERIEAAIGPKVRAMILETERRDPYTAGHNTRVAMYAVALGRQMGIPPEQLRALAQGGSIHDVGKIHIADHILNKPGRLTDVERRIIEQHPVIGYELCKGLGFMQDELEIIRHHHERYDGLGYPDGLRGAEIPLLSRITSVADVYDALTSSRSYRAALPHELAMQMIADGAGTQFDPACVSAWQSIDFTEQSTSSGCLWPLEQPSNTQVERDV, from the coding sequence GTGAACTGTTTGACGCATGAACGCTCCGCCTGGATCGTGGGGATGCTGCTTCTCGCGGCTTATGTCACCTTGTCCACACATCCTTCATGGAATCCGTACGTGGACGCACCGTACACACATATGTACGTCGTCTCGATCACTGCATTCGTGACCCTACTCGTCTCCATCTTCATTGGCGTCACGGCATACCGTTTGCGCAACATCCAGTTGCTCTGTCTTTCGTTCGGGTTCATTTCGTTGACCGAGCTCTTCACCTTGCACGGGATCTCCACCCCGGGCATCATGATGGATTCCAATCTCTTCACAGAGGTGACCGCCGAATTGAGCGTTACGTTGCTCGGCGCCTGGATGTGGGTTTCCTCGCTCCCCTCCGATGCGCCCATCATGCGTTGGCTGGCTCGGCACCACGTCATGCTGTTGCCGATGTTGGCGCTCTTTCTCGGGATCATTGACGGACTGCTTCTCTCGATTGACCAAAACTGGGGATTCCTCGTGCGCCAGCCGACGAAACTTGGGGTGGCTGCGATTTGCCTCGTCTTTTACGCACTCGCGGGCAGTCGCTACTATCGCTCCTACCGGTACTCCCGCCTGCCACTGCAACGCGCCATCGTATCGAGCACGTGTCTCCTCTGCGTCGTGCAAGTCATCATGTCGACCGCACAAGTCTGGACGGTGAGCTGGTGGTCGTACCACGCTATCCTCTTCGTGTCTGTCGTGATTATCATCGCCGGCATTGCGAAACAATACGCGAGTGATGCATCGCTTGGCACCGCCATTCGCGGCATTTTCGCAACCGATCCGATGGAGCGGATCGAGGCGGCCATCGGCCCGAAGGTACGGGCGATGATCCTCGAGACGGAGCGACGAGATCCGTACACGGCGGGACATAATACTCGCGTTGCGATGTACGCTGTCGCCCTTGGGCGGCAGATGGGTATTCCCCCCGAACAGCTTCGCGCATTGGCGCAGGGCGGAAGTATCCACGACGTAGGAAAAATTCATATTGCGGATCATATCCTGAACAAACCAGGGCGGTTGACCGACGTTGAGCGACGCATCATCGAACAGCACCCTGTGATCGGGTATGAATTGTGCAAAGGCCTTGGCTTTATGCAGGATGAACTGGAGATTATTCGCCATCATCATGAGCGATATGACGGTTTGGGTTACCCAGATGGCCTGAGGGGCGCCGAGATTCCGCTTCTGTCGAGAATCACGTCTGTCGCAGACGTCTACGATGCCCTGACTTCTTCGCGAAGTTATCGAGCGGCGCTTCCTCACGAACTGGCCATGCAGATGATTGCCGACGGCGCCGGAACGCAGTTCGATCCCGCCTGTGTCAGCGCCTGGCAATCTATCGACTTCACGGAACAAAGCACCTCGTCCGGGTGCTTGTGGCCCTTAGAACAGCCATCCAACACCCAAGTGGAAAGGGATGTCTAA
- a CDS encoding DUF4406 domain-containing protein, with protein MVHIYLSGPMSGHPDFNRPAFHNAAYLLRAIGYAVTSPAEQEIGGASWSDYMRHDLALMMKADCVVTLEGWRQSRGASLEVYVAEQIGIPVYDLAHLLNAEGHSSSRLDSGVRQLSLNL; from the coding sequence TTGGTACATATATATTTATCCGGACCGATGTCAGGCCATCCCGACTTCAATCGCCCTGCTTTTCACAACGCCGCTTACCTGCTTCGCGCAATTGGCTACGCGGTGACGAGCCCCGCGGAACAGGAGATCGGGGGAGCGAGTTGGTCGGATTACATGCGACATGACCTGGCGCTGATGATGAAGGCGGACTGTGTCGTGACGTTGGAGGGGTGGCGCCAGTCGCGAGGGGCTTCACTTGAGGTGTACGTGGCGGAGCAAATCGGGATCCCAGTGTATGACTTGGCACACTTGCTAAACGCTGAGGGCCATTCGTCCAGTCGCTTGGACAGCGGTGTGCGCCAGTTATCGCTCAACCTTTAA
- a CDS encoding NAD(P)/FAD-dependent oxidoreductase: MTQKYDVIIIGAGPAGLYAAYEFTRKAPKAKVLLVDKGVEAKYRHCPIMEGKIDKCPPANKIKTYASCWPACGVINGAGGAGSFSDGKFNITSEFGGFLTDYLPPSQVLQLIQDVDEINLSHGAPDTITDPTTDAVAAIERRAIGSGLKLLRARVRHIGTDMNLALMNDIFAYLEKHIDLRFRTFVEDLEIVDGKIQGIRVRGDELIPADYVIVAPGRDGSTWLSELFRRHKLKMSNNQVDIGVRVETSNVVMQEINEHLYEGKFIFHSPSTGLKVRTFCSNPSGHVVIENHTGVMAANGHAYKDPKLGTNNTNFALLVSHKFTEPFDRPNEFAKSICRQANELSNGSIIVQKYGDILKGRRSTPDRIQEGFIEPTMKEAVPGDLGLVLPHKTMVALQEMIEALNHVTPGIASDHTLFYGVEAKFYASRADVGRDLQTKVNGLYCAGDGPGISRGISQAASSGVYAARNIIEQMVH, encoded by the coding sequence ATGACACAAAAGTACGACGTCATTATCATCGGCGCAGGTCCTGCTGGGTTGTATGCGGCCTACGAATTTACTCGGAAGGCCCCAAAGGCGAAAGTACTCCTCGTCGACAAAGGCGTCGAAGCCAAGTATCGGCATTGTCCCATCATGGAAGGCAAAATCGATAAGTGTCCTCCTGCAAACAAAATAAAGACCTACGCGAGTTGTTGGCCTGCGTGCGGCGTGATTAACGGTGCAGGCGGAGCCGGCAGTTTTAGCGATGGGAAATTCAATATTACGTCTGAATTCGGCGGTTTTCTCACAGACTATCTGCCGCCTTCGCAAGTGTTGCAACTGATTCAAGACGTGGATGAGATCAACTTGAGCCACGGGGCGCCAGACACCATCACGGACCCGACGACAGATGCGGTCGCGGCCATCGAGCGCCGCGCGATTGGGTCTGGACTGAAGCTGTTGCGCGCCCGGGTACGGCATATTGGCACAGACATGAACTTGGCGTTGATGAATGACATCTTCGCTTATCTGGAGAAGCACATCGACTTGCGCTTTCGGACGTTTGTCGAAGACTTGGAGATCGTCGACGGGAAGATTCAGGGCATTCGCGTCCGCGGCGACGAACTCATCCCAGCGGATTACGTGATTGTCGCCCCGGGCCGGGACGGATCGACCTGGCTTTCCGAATTGTTCCGCAGGCACAAGTTGAAGATGAGCAACAACCAGGTGGACATCGGGGTTCGCGTCGAGACTTCCAACGTCGTCATGCAGGAGATCAACGAGCATTTGTACGAAGGCAAGTTTATCTTCCACTCGCCGTCGACGGGACTCAAAGTGCGGACGTTTTGCAGCAACCCATCAGGGCACGTCGTCATCGAGAACCACACCGGCGTCATGGCGGCCAATGGCCATGCGTACAAAGACCCGAAACTTGGGACGAACAATACGAACTTCGCTCTGCTCGTCAGCCACAAGTTCACCGAACCGTTTGATCGGCCGAACGAGTTTGCGAAGAGTATTTGTCGGCAGGCGAACGAGTTGTCGAACGGATCGATCATCGTACAGAAGTATGGCGACATTCTCAAAGGCCGTCGAAGCACCCCGGACAGAATCCAGGAAGGCTTCATCGAACCGACGATGAAGGAAGCGGTGCCTGGCGACCTCGGCCTCGTTCTGCCGCATAAGACGATGGTCGCACTTCAGGAGATGATCGAGGCGCTAAACCACGTGACGCCGGGGATCGCGAGTGACCACACGCTCTTCTACGGCGTCGAAGCGAAGTTTTATGCGTCGCGGGCCGACGTCGGACGAGACTTGCAGACGAAGGTGAACGGCCTGTATTGCGCGGGCGACGGACCGGGCATTTCGCGGGGTATCTCCCAGGCCGCGAGCAGCGGTGTGTACGCGGCGCGCAACATCATCGAACAGATGGTGCACTGA